Proteins found in one Orcinus orca chromosome 11, mOrcOrc1.1, whole genome shotgun sequence genomic segment:
- the NR4A1 gene encoding nuclear receptor subfamily 4 group A member 1 isoform X2, translating to MPCIQAQYGTPASSPGPRDPLTPELSKPTMDLASPEVAPAVPTALPSFSTFMDGYTGEFDTFLYQLPGTAQPCSSASSSASSTSSSSATSPASASFKFEDFQVFGCYPGTLSGPLDETLSSSGSDYYGSPCSAPSPSTPSFQPPQLSPWDGSFGPFSPSQTYEGMRAWTEQLPKASGHPQPLTFFSFSPPPGPSPSLAQSPLRLFPSQAAHQLGEGESYSMPTAFPGLVPASSHLDGLGMVDAPVTPAKARSGAPGASEGRCAVCGDNASCQHYGVRTCEGCKGFFKRTVQKNAKYICLANKDCPVDKRRRNRCQFCRFQKCLAVGMVKEVVRTDSLKGRRGRLPSKPKQPPDASPANLLTSLVRAHLDSGPSTSKLDYSKFQELVLPHFGKEDAGDVQQFYDLLSGSLEVIRKWAEKIPGFAELSPGDQDLLLESAFLELFILRLAYRSKPAEGKLIFCSGLVLHRLQCARGFGDWIDSILAFSRSLHSLVVDVPAFACLSALVLITDRHGLQEPCRVEELQNRIASCLKEHVSAEAGEPQPASCLSRLLGKLPELRTLCTQGLQRIFYLKLEDLVPPPPIVEKIFMDTLPF from the exons ATGCCCTGTATCCAAGCCCAGTATGGGACACCAGCATCGAGCCCAGGACCCCGTGACCCCCTGACCCCCGAGCTCAGCAAGCCCACCATGGACCTGGCCAGCCCTGAGGTGGCCCCCGCTGTCCCCACGGCCTTGCCCAGCTTCAGCACCTTCATGGACGGCTACACGGGGGAGTTTGACACCTTCCTGTACCAGCTGCCGGGAACAGCCCAGCCGTGCTCCTCGGCCTCCTCCTCGGCCTCCTCCACGTCTTCATCGTCAGCCACCTCCCCTGCCTCCGCTTCATTCAAGTTCGAGGACTTCCAGGTGTTCGGCTGCTACCCCGGCACCCTGAGCGGCCCTCTTGACGAGACCCTGTCCTCCAGCGGCTCCGACTACTATGGCAGCCCCTGCTCAGCCCCGTCACCGTCCACGCCCAGCTTCCAGCCGCCACAGCTCTCTCCCTGGGACGGCTCCTTCGGCCCCTTCTCGCCCAGCCAGACTTACGAAGGCATGCGGGCATGGACAGAGCAGCTGCCCAAGGCTTCTGGGCACCCCCAGCCGCTGACCTTCTTTTCCTTCAGCCCTCCCCCCGGCCCCAGTcccagcctggcccagagccCCCTGAGGCTGTTCCCCTCGCAGGCTGCCCAccagctgggggagggagagagctaTTCCATGCCGACAGCGTTCCCAGGCCTGGTGCCCGCGTCTTCACACCTCGACGGCTTGGGGATGGTGGATGCGCCCGTGACCCCAGCCAAGGCCCGGAGTGGGGCTCCGGGTGCGAGCGAGGGCCGCTGTGCTGTGTGTGGGGACAACGCCTCTTGCCAGCATTACGGTGTCCGCACCTGCGAGGGCTGCAAGGGCTTCTTCAAG cgcaCAGTGCAGAAAAATGCCAAGTACATCTGCCTGGCTAACAAGGACTGCCCTGTGGACAAGAGACGGCGAAACCGCTGCCAGTTCTGTCGCTTCCAGAAGTGCCTGGCTGTGGGCATGGTGAAGGAAG TTGTCCGGACAGACAGCCTGAAGGGTCGGCGGGGGCGGCTCCCTTCCAAGCCCAAGCAACCCCCGGATGCCTCCCCTGCGAATCTCCTCACTTCCCTGGTCCGGGCACACCTGGACTCAGGGCCCAGCACTTCCAAACTGGACTACTCCAAG TTCCAGgagctggtgctgccccacttcgGGAAGGAGGATGCCGGGGACGTGCAGCAGTTCTACGACCTGCTTTCGGGTTCCCTGGAGGTTATCCGCAAGTGGGCTGAGAAGATCCCCGGCTTTGCCGAGCTGTCCCCCGGGGACCAGGACCTGCTGCTGGAGTCGGCCTTCCTGGAGCTCTTCATCCTCCGCCTGGCCTACCG GTCTAAGCCGGCTGAGGGGAAGCTCATCTTCTGCTCGGGCCTGGTGCTGCACCGGCTGCAGTGTGCCCGCGGCTTCGGGGACTGGATCGACAGCATCCTGGCCTTCTCTCGCTCCCTGCACAGCTTGGTCGTCGACGTCCCTGCTTTTGCCTGCCTCTCTGCGCTCGTCCTTATCACAG ACCGGCACGGGCTGCAGGAGCCTTGCAGGGTAGAGGAGCTGCAGAACCGCATCGCCAGCTGCCTGAAGGAGCACGTCTCGGCCGAGGCAGGCGAGCCTCAGCCCGCCAGCTGCCTGTCCCGCCTGCTGGGCAAGCTGCCCGAGCTGCGGACCCTGTGCACCCAGGGCCTGCAGCGCATCTTCTACCTCAAGCTGGAGGACTTGGTGCCCCCTCCGCCCATCGTCGAGAAGATCTTTATGGACACGCTGCCCTTCTGA